TGACAAGCCCTGAATGGCTGCAGGCAGATAAAACAGCAACCAAGGTCACATCATCTGGCTTCAAGCCTGAAAACTGAAACTCATGGAACAAAGAAAGTGCCTCTGCGCATTGCCCATGAATACCATAACCAATTATCATTGTATTCCATGAAACCACATCCTGTTTATGCATCCTATCAAAAACTTTCCTGCTGATATGAATCTTTCCACACTTTGAGTACATGTCAATAATGGCATTACAGATGGACGACTCTGACGTGAAGCCCCGAATGACTGAGTATCCATGGCAACAGGCCCCATGTTGTAGAGCAGCCAAATGTGAACAAGCTGGTAGAAGGGCCATCATGGTTGCCAAATCTGGTTCAAATCCAGCCAACTGTATCTGGCGAAAAATAAGTAAAGCCTTCTCAGCATGGCCATTTTGCACACATCCTGACATGATACCACTATATGAAACTGTATCCTTTGAGGTCATTTCCTCAAGAAATCCGACTGCGTCCTCCATCATCCCACACTTAGCATACATTGATATGAGTGAGTTTCCTACCGTTGTATCTAAGTCCATCCCTGATTTAATCATGTAACAATGTAAGCTTTGCCCCTTGTTCAAATCAGTAAGCTTAGCACAAGCTCGAAGTATGCTTGCAAGAGTAACTGGTGTAGGGTTTAACTCATAAACATGTACCATCTCATCAAAAAGGGCCAATGCATTTGTCATGAAATCACAGGCAACATATCCTCCAATCATAGCACTCCAACATATCTCATTCTTTTGCTTCATCCGATCAAAAATCTTCCGGGCATAAGACAAATGATGGCATTTAGCATACATATCCAAAAGACCAGTTCCAACAACAACACTGTCACTGAACATTTTCCTTAAAGAGTAACCATGGATTGCCTTCCCCTGGCTTAATGCATTAGCTTGTCCAACTGTGGGTAAAACTGCTACAATAGTTGAAGAATTGGGAACTATTCCTGCTTGTTGCATTTGTACAAGTAACTCCATAGTTTCATTGTGAAGTGTATGCAGTGAAAACCCAGCAATGATGGCATTCCATGCCACAATATCCCTGCTGGACATACAATTAAATAAGGTTTGTGCTTGAAACAAATCTCCACATTTGGCATACATGTCAACCAAGGCTGTGCAAACATAAACGTCCATTTCGAGACCAAGTTGCTCGGCATGCTTGTGGATTTCTTGCCCAACTTGTATATCTTGCAGAGCCGAACAAGCTTTGAGAATAAAAGGGAAAGTGAATTTGTTGGGTGTCACCCAAAGTTGCAGCATCTTATAGTACAAATCTATGGCTTGTTGAAAGGGTCCATTCCAGGCATAAGCTCTGATCATCATGTTCCAACAAACAACACTTGGGTTTCgaattttctcaaacacttggcggGCAAGTTGGACTTCATTACATTTAACATAGAGATGAGTAAGCTTGTCAAGGATAATGGAGAAATCTTTGATATTAGAATTGTTCTTAATGATATGTTGATGTATAATCTTCCCTTGAGAAAGAGATTTGGATTGGATGCAGGATTCAAGTTGGGCCACGTACCAATGATTTGACTCAAACTCATCTCTCAACTGGAATCTATTACAACATAATCCAGGAATTACCTTTTTAAAACCTGGAATCTTCAACTTGTCCCCTACTTTTAATAGAAACATGCTTGCCTTAAGAGGTTCACCATTATACAAAGAAACCACAAAGAGGAGTAGGGAAGGAGAGGAAGATTAATCAGACAAAGATAAAAataaggttatttatttatttattttgcttctTAGTACAACACATTTGGAAAGCGTTTGGTTGAGTTTTGACTTTTTGACAGCTAACGCAATTTGATCCTCTCCATTTTTTGTAACAATCGAGAGAGAAAGTATGATTtatcaccattaattttataagtgggaccaaaaataaatataaaagaacatAATAGAGGGTTAAAAATCATActttatacttttaattttttttaataattgagaggATCAATTTCCGTAAATCAGATTACAAAACTTTTCTAGAAAACAACAATcacaaaaaaagtaaaaataaaaaaagagaatctattcatttataatttatattatgtaaaAGCTTGTACCAAAGCTATTTTTTTCTATATGAAAACAATAATAGTGTAATACAATGAAATTGATAGATGAACAAAAATTTTACTGTTATGGTGTCAGTATAAATCAGTATAAATCGTAACTTCTGCGTTTTACCATTTTCAatcattttttactttttttttgtttatcaaaataataaaacgcGACTTCCATTTTAttgttttcatgttttatttttttttgaaacaacaaAATGCAACTGCGTTTTTTGGGGtgtcaaaattttttttgaaggaCGCGAAACGTAACTTGCGTTTctaggaaaaaaaatattttaatcaagaGTATGTCTGTATATTTTTTGAGACGATAATAATAGTTATCATTGGTGCCGGCGATATTGAAAAAATTATACTTATTCTTTTTCTATGTACTGAGTTAgagtttaaaaattatatttaaaaaaataataatttttttaattttattttagtgaaaAAACCTCCGTATATGTCATAGttgtatttttttacaattacttGTGTAAAAAAAAGTCGAAATAGATAAGGTTATACCAAACACACAAGAAAGAAGAACACAGTTTCGTGTACTGAATGGCTCTCCTGACAAACGCGCAGCTATTGTAGTTTTTGTTTTTTCTGTCTCAAAGAATGTAACATGCTTTTTGCAATATGGCAGATCCATATTTGTGGATTACACACCATGCACCAATAATACTATAGGAAAGTTTTCAAGTGGTCCAGACCACTTTTCTGGATCTCTGATGATCCATGTACGGCCGGTCAGGTTTTTTTAGTTTGTCCTGTAGCGGTTTGTGAATTTACGTTAATGTCCCTGGACAAAGGCAAAAATGACGACAGGAGGAGTGCTCAGCTCAAAGGAAAAATGAAGCCGAGTAGCCCAGCCCCTCAGCAAGCTGGCGTAAGAGTTAGAGTGCTTGGGCTGTAATACGCTGTCGTTTTGGAAAACCCCATATGCCCTAATCTGATAGTGTGGTCTCACCCATGGAGGCTTCGAGGCCGTCTTCATCCCTCATCGTTTGTGTTGTTTGTGTATGTAGTTAAAGTGACTGTGGCCTTCGACTTGTGGATCCGTGATAACGGCGGAGGTTGGATTCTTAGTAAATGGTCATCGCAGCGGAGGCCTTGTTTATCTCACCCGCCCGATCGCACGAGTTCTCACCATAGATCGCGGGTCGTGTTAATTAAAGGCGGTGGACATCGCGCAATTTTTTCGTCGACGCGTGGGTCCGATCGCCCTGTGTAAGTCCGTCGACGCGTGGAACTCATTCTGCCATTTTccgttttgttttcaatttaatttctccATTGTGACATTGTTGCTGAAAGTTTAACCTGTCTCTGAAATAATGGAGTTTTTACTACCCtaatttgatgttgttgttgttcttgataattatgaaaaaatattgtaTGATGTTGTTGAAAATTTGTGTGATGTGTTAATGTTGTTTTAACCCCATTCTTGATCTAATGAGATGATTGAGCAAAAATTGTCGTCTGAAAAAAGTTGAGGcaattgattttgttgcttaaTCCGGTTACAAACCCTTGAATTTGCTGCTCCAAAGAATGCGTTATTGTACtttgtttttttatgaaaaagccgtcggtatttatttttttacaaattgcttTGTACCTACCTGTATTGTTAGTAATGTTAGGAGTTAACGGTGAACGTGTTTGCTTCTTTGTGTCGTAGTTGTAATGCATGTGGTGTTTTTGGAAGTTTGTGTATGTAGTAGGCAAGTGGAGGCTGTGAGGATGTTGGAAGCATGTTGGATAGTAGATGTGGTGGTAAAGTAAGGGTTTTTGATGTATGTAAGTGTCATAATTTTTCATTGATAGGCTGAGTCAGTTTTGATTCGGGCAAGTTGATTATAGTAACTGTGGCAAAGAAGTTTGTGCAATCCCTAGTTTATTGTTTGTTATAGTTTGACATGTTTGGCTTTCAGGTAATAATGGCATCAAGTAGCAAGTTTTGCAAGGATGCGTGTATGTGGAATGAGCCTCTTTTGGACAACTGGATGGAGGGCAATGCTGGTGTGTCGAATCCACAGGTACGACGGGTATACGTGCCAATCTGTATAGTGTGTGAGTGGAATCGAATTGGATGGGAATGGTCTGTTACACCAGCTGGGTGGTATTGTTCATGGAGTTGGTTTTACTCTTAGCAGGGGTGAGGGATATGCTGTGAGAAGTTATATTCTATGTGGTGACTATGATGTGATGAGTCTGATGCGTAGAACATTGCATCTGCAAAATATACATTGAGACTAATTTAAAATGCAAGGCTTTGATGTTATTTAGTGTTAATATGCATGGATATGCAATATTTAAACAGAACGCATTCCACATAATGCCAGCTGGTAGCATAATGTTTGTCTTCTTATTTCAGGACACAATGTATGATACCAGAGTGGAGGAAGATGCTGAGTCATCCGACTGGGAAGGTCGGGGGGCTTTAATGTTGCCCGTTtttttgggtttggatgggttgCGAGCTGAAGATGTTCTTGAAATGGAGTTCTCTTCACCTCAGGAGGCTAGCGGCTTCTATAACAATTACAGCCGACTAAAGGGCTTTGCATCAAGGCGAGGCAAGACGGTTAGAAACACTGCCGGAGAGATAGTGCGGTACACGTTTATTTGTAATAGGCAAGGATTTCGAGAGAAGAAATGGTTGGAAAAGGTTGATCGCAAAAGGGAGCATAAGACTGTAACCCGATGTGGATGTTTGGCGGAGATGAGGATAAAGAGGAAAGAGGGTAGTGGGAGGTGGTATGTGTCGTGTTTTGTCGAGGAGCATAACCATGAACTTGCGTATGGGAAGCTTGTTGATTATCTGCGGTCACACAGGAAGATATTTGAGGTAGAAGTTGCTCAGCTAACAAGCATGAGAGAGATTGGGATTAGCATACCTAAGATTTATGAGTCCTTCGCAGCACAACTAGGGGGTTTTAACCTGGTAACATTCACAAAGCAAGATATGTATAATGAGATACGGAAACAGAGAGGTCTGCAAGGCGGAGACGTAAGTGCAGCTGTTAGGTACTTGGAAGGTCTGGCACGCATGGATGGGAAAATGTTTTGGCGGTACAAGTTGGGATCAGGGCAACACCTATGCAACTTGTTTTGGAGCGATGGTCGTTGTCAGGAAGATTATGGGATATTCGGCGATGTGCTAGCATTCAACGCTACCTATGGCCGCAACAAGTACAACCTACCTGTTGTAGTATTTTCCGGAGTAAACCACCACAACCAGACATGCGTATTCGGAACAGCAATGGTGTCATGCGAATCGCAGGAGTCATATATTTGGGTTCTTCGCCAGTTTCTGGAATGCATGCAAGGTAAGGCACCGCAATCAGTCATCACGGATGGCGACCCGGCCATGCGTATAGCAATCCGCACCGTTTTTCCTGACGCACATCATCGGTTGTGTGCCTGGCATCTGCTGAGGAACTCGACTGCTAACATAAGCGATCCGAGATTCACACAAATGTTTAGACACTGCATGCTGGCAGATATGGAAATCGAAGAGTTCGAAGCGTATTGGGAGTCAATGGTCAATGAGTGCGGTGTCAGGGAGGTTGAGTGGGTTAAGGACTTGTACACCAAAAAGCACGCTTGGGCAACCGCATACATTCGTGGTAGATTTTTTGCTGGAGTACGGACAACCTCTAGGTGCGAGTCACTACACGCCAAACTAGGGAGGTTTGTTGAGAGCAGGTACGGGGTGTTAGAATTTGTCAGAAATTTCCAAAGGTGTGTGGATTTTCTGCGTGACACCGAGGATGAGCTAGACTTTCGTTCATGGTACGGAACACCTGTGCTACAAACGGAGTTCGTTGAGCTGGAAAAGTCTGGATGGACTATGTTCACCCGCGAAATGTTTCTCAGATACCGGGATAGCCTGAAACGGTGTGTTCGTGTTAGAATATGTGAATTTGATGACAGTGACAACCCTCATGCATATACTCTTCAGAAGTATCGGAGGCCTGAGATGAATTGGAAGGTTTATAGGGACCATATCTCGAACAGATTTACTTGCAGCTGCATGCGTATGGAGTCGTTTGGCATTCCTTGTGTGCATATCCTTTCCGTTTGTGTAAGGCTAGACTTGGTGGAAATCCCTGAAAGCCTGGTGCTGCGTAGGTGGTCTAAGGCAGCCAAATTGGAGATACATAACCAATGTGGTGAGCAACACACTGCTGAACCAAGTGTGACCTATAGGACACGATTGGGTGCTTTCTCCCAGCTGTGTAAGCGTTTAGGGCGCGTTGCTTGCATGAGCGATGAAGACTTCAAGCTTTACTCAAACAAGCTTATGAGCGATGCTCTGTTCCTTGAAATAAAGTACAGCTTAAGACCATTAACGGATAATATGACAATAGCAAATGATTGCGCGGTGAAGGACCCCATTCGTGTCAGGACTAAAGGCACGGCTCGGATGAGTCAAGCAAGCGGTTCTGCGccgaaaacgaaaagaaagtgcAGCACATGCGGGAAGCTCGGGCACCGGAGGACTAGATGCCCCAACGGAGGCGCGCAACCTTCAACGAGGAACAAAGAATCACTTGCTGGGAGAAATAAACGCAAGCGAACGAAGGTTACCACCTAACTTATTCCTGCATGGTCTATTTAGTATACGACGTTACCAAATAAAACTAACTCTATGGAACGGTTTAATATTAATGGCATTTAAATCTCTGAACTCAACTAAACGGTCTTTTTGGAGCAGCAGTAGTTATTTCATGATTATGTTCCTGcacatattttttcaaaaaatttgagaaaattagTGTGTGCGTAAATAAAATACAGTTAGTGATTAATGCACGCAGGCCATTCTCTATGTGTAAATTTTTTGATTCCCACTGAACTGTGTGTTAACATGTTACATGTTTTGCCGGTATATGCAATGCCCAACGATGGTGAAGAGGCAGTCCTCGTTTTAATAAGATTAAACTCACAAGATACTACTGGGCTTTTATTAAGGCAACGTCTTTACAAATCGTTCATGCTAATCATTGTGTGCATAAGTATGATTTAGCCACTACAATGTTCATGCTGCAAGGCGTTCCCTTATCATTGCCTAATTAGTGTGTTAACAGCTATGCGGTTTGACATGCTTGTTAATATGCAACAGGTACCCGTCGTTGTCCCAGATAATTGTCCGCCTGAAAATGCATGTCAATCTGGATGCGACATATGGGAACAATTTTCGCTTGCAGACCCATGACGACGGTCAACTTAGTTGTGAGCTGTTATTCCAACTACGATGTTAAGGACGACATGTTAGCCTGAAACCGATTATTATCTGAGTTCTTATGTTTGCATATAAGGATATTGTTAATAATAAACTGGTAAATCTAATTTCTATGTTATTTGGTGGCTACAATGTTAGACTCTGCTCGTACTGACGTTTATTCGTAAGAACACTAGGTCAGTTGTGGTTTCTTATTATAAATTCCATAATGGACGGGATTATGCGGATTAGTTGTATTGTATGTGCTGTATTACCCATGATTTTGACGTTATGCGTTGAGGATTCATGCATGAAGGTATCGATTTAGGTAATGTAAACCGTGATGTGTTCCCATATGGCCCCAAAAGTGACATAAATCGTGCATGAAGGTTTGCCCTTTCACCCATTTgggtttattaatatttatatattcaaCGTCATAACCGGTAAACCGTTTCAGATGGGGTTTGTCCAGTTACCTAATGATCGGTGTTTCTTTGGTCCACGAGTACACCGATCCAGATTCAGTATTTTAACTATATGCATTCATACCcttatagttaaaaaaaaaatcatgtgaaCAATTCATTAAATGCAGATATTCTAATATGGCTTATTTTTCCTTGTTGCAAACATATATAatctgaaattttattttaattggcttaaaaaattttatatctatAACATTCAAAAATAATGATGCTTTAGCCTAAAAGAGCTGATTGTTATTGTTAAATATCATAATAGGTTACAGTTTCAAAGCAATGAAATTGAAATGTAGGAATATTAAAACTTTAGTAGAATAAAAAACCTTTAATCTATCACAGCTTGCATTTACGTTAGTATTACTCTAAACAGATTAAGGTATGATTATTAATAGTGAACCAACATTTATTCTTTCCTAAATGTTATTCATATAATCAATAGTCGTATGGATGAACGAGCGTTGTGTCTTTTTAATTAGATCTAAAATTTATTCCAAAACTATTTTTATGATTATCATTTCATACCATACCGTAATATTGCTTCAGAGTGGATATAGCAACAATTAGATATCATCGTTATACCTTATCTTAATGAAGGGGAGTAAAATCGACTGACAGATTTTGATCCCTTTTCTTGTTCGACTACCATGTAACAAATGCAAAATGACACAGGTCCTGCTATTACTTCTAAAATAGCTATAACTTCATTCATTAATAAACTCCATACGGTTCACATAGTTTTCCTAGCAAAAGCAGCCAGCAGGCATATATAACATCAAGGGCAAGGAAATTGCCATAACCTACGTACAAATACGTTTTGGCCATAGATCCCCATTCAATACCAGTAGGTGTACCTCGGGGGGTGTGGATGTTGTGCTCTAGTCTGTCGACAGGACCACTAGTATCCACACTCAAAAGTAGCCATCAAACACATATAGAACCAGACATACATATACCACACAGTACGAAATAGAAGTTAGCCAAACAACTAATACGATTTCTACTTAGATCACAGTTTCCTGCTTGTAATCAAACGTTAATCTATAACAAAATGCAGTAGTGATTTGTGTTTCGACCAGATTTCGAAAGTTTTTCAGTCCTTCATGCGAATAACCTTCCTCCACGCTGCATCTGCC
The sequence above is drawn from the Arachis hypogaea cultivar Tifrunner chromosome 4, arahy.Tifrunner.gnm2.J5K5, whole genome shotgun sequence genome and encodes:
- the LOC112797304 gene encoding pentatricopeptide repeat-containing protein At3g16610-like translates to MFLLKVGDKLKIPGFKKVIPGLCCNRFQLRDEFESNHWYVAQLESCIQSKSLSQGKIIHQHIIKNNSNIKDFSIILDKLTHLYVKCNEVQLARQVFEKIRNPSVVCWNMMIRAYAWNGPFQQAIDLYYKMLQLWVTPNKFTFPFILKACSALQDIQVGQEIHKHAEQLGLEMDVYVCTALVDMYAKCGDLFQAQTLFNCMSSRDIVAWNAIIAGFSLHTLHNETMELLVQMQQAGIVPNSSTIVAVLPTVGQANALSQGKAIHGYSLRKMFSDSVVVGTGLLDMYAKCHHLSYARKIFDRMKQKNEICWSAMIGGYVACDFMTNALALFDEMVHVYELNPTPVTLASILRACAKLTDLNKGQSLHCYMIKSGMDLDTTVGNSLISMYAKCGMMEDAVGFLEEMTSKDTVSYSGIMSGCVQNGHAEKALLIFRQIQLAGFEPDLATMMALLPACSHLAALQHGACCHGYSVIRGFTSESSICNAIIDMYSKCGKIHISRKVFDRMHKQDVVSWNTMIIGYGIHGQCAEALSLFHEFQFSGLKPDDVTLVAVLSACSHSGLVKEGKYWFNAMNQEFSITPRMAHYICMVDLLARAGNLDEAYIFIQRMPFEPDVRVWSALLAACRTHRNIEMGEEVSKRIQKLGPESTGNFVLMSNIYSSVGKWDDAAQIRTIQQHQGYKKSPGCSWVEVSSVIHGFIGGDQSHPQSASINKKLQELLVQMKRLGYSADCNFVLHDVEEEEKEQILLYHSEKIAIAFGLLNISPSNPILVTKNLRICVDCHSAIKFMTLITNREIIVRDASRFHHFKNGICNCRDFW